The genomic interval ATGATAAATTTCTTGCTTTTCACGATATAAATCCAAAAGCGCCGATTCATATTTTGGCAATTCCAAAAAAATGTTATAAAAATTTTCAAGTTGCAGATCCTGATATAATGTGCGAGTTTACGAAATTTATACAAGAAGTTGCCGTAAAAATGGGACTTGATAAAAGCGGTTACCGTTTAATTTGTAATTGCGGCGAGAACGCAGGACAAGAAGTTATGCATTTGCATTTTCATATATTAGGCGGTACAAAACTTCCGTGGGAACAAACAGCCGGTCAGGATACAGACGGAAATTTTTAAAATTTTGGAATTTTGCTCAATCAAAATTCCCTTTTTCGTTAAATTACAATAAAAAATAAGCAAATTTTGAACTTCTTTTATGTAAAATATCAGGTTTAAAATTTTGTAGATTAATGATTGTTATGAAAAAAAATTATTATGAAATGGAAGTTTCAAGTAAAAACGCTTCGGAATTATTTAAAAATTTCTCTTTTGAACTCGGTGTAGAGGCAATTGAAGAAAAAGAAAATTCTTTTATCATTCGTGATGAAGAAGATTTGCAAAATTTAGAATTTGCATTTATTGAGTTTCAAAAAGCTTTGCAAAAAAAGTTTAATACAAAAATTGATTTGCAAATTTCAAAATCTATCAAAGAAAATGCCGATTGGATTGAGAAATATCAAAAAAGCGTTGAGCCGATTGAAGTCGGTAAATTTTATGTAAGACCAAGCTGGAAAGAATCCAAAAAAGAGCTTATTGACATTATAATAGATCCGGCTATTGCTTTTGGATCCGGACATCACGAAAGCACAAATATGTGTCTTAAATTGATAGACAAATATGCCAAAGACGGTGCTACTGCTCTTGATGTCGGTTGTGGAAGCGGGATTTTAAGCATAGCTTTAAAAAAGATCGGTTTAAAAGTTGCAGCCTGCGATACTGACATACAAGCTGTTGACGCAAGTATAAAAAACGCTCAGAAAAACGGTGTAAAAATAGATAAAATTTGGAATGGAAGTATTGCTGATGCGAATTTGGCGATTAGAAACATGGACGGAGAAATTCTAAGTGAAAATTTAAATGAAAACAAAAATTTTAATCAAAGTTTTAATAAAGAGTTTGATTTTGTAATAGCGAATATAATCACAGATGTAATTTTGATTTTGCAAAACGAGCTTAAAAACAGTGTTAAAAGTGGTGGAATTTTGATAATTTCCGGTATTTTAGAAAAATACAAAAATAAAATTTTAAATGTATTTTCAGATATGAACAATTTAGAAATTTTACAAAACGGCGAGTGGGTCAGTTTTGTATTTAAAAAAGGATAAAAATGGATCAAAATAATCAAAACAATAAAAATAACGGCGGTGGAAATAATTTTTTTAACAAAAATCCTATCGGCGCATTTATCATTTTTGCTGTGATTATGATAATAATTTTTAAAGCGATGTCGCCTGAAGGCGGTGGACTTGGAAGCGAGTTTATGAATTCCGGATCGAATGTCAGAAATGTAAGTTATTCGGAATTAAAAAATGAAATTCAAAATGGCAGCGTATCTATGGTGTC from Campylobacter hominis ATCC BAA-381 carries:
- a CDS encoding histidine triad nucleotide-binding protein, with the translated sequence MNVFEKIINGEIPCNKVLENDKFLAFHDINPKAPIHILAIPKKCYKNFQVADPDIMCEFTKFIQEVAVKMGLDKSGYRLICNCGENAGQEVMHLHFHILGGTKLPWEQTAGQDTDGNF
- a CDS encoding 50S ribosomal protein L11 methyltransferase, producing MKKNYYEMEVSSKNASELFKNFSFELGVEAIEEKENSFIIRDEEDLQNLEFAFIEFQKALQKKFNTKIDLQISKSIKENADWIEKYQKSVEPIEVGKFYVRPSWKESKKELIDIIIDPAIAFGSGHHESTNMCLKLIDKYAKDGATALDVGCGSGILSIALKKIGLKVAACDTDIQAVDASIKNAQKNGVKIDKIWNGSIADANLAIRNMDGEILSENLNENKNFNQSFNKEFDFVIANIITDVILILQNELKNSVKSGGILIISGILEKYKNKILNVFSDMNNLEILQNGEWVSFVFKKG